The following coding sequences lie in one Equus asinus isolate D_3611 breed Donkey chromosome 1, EquAss-T2T_v2, whole genome shotgun sequence genomic window:
- the LRRN3 gene encoding leucine-rich repeat neuronal protein 3, which produces MKDMPLQIHVLLGLAITTLVQAVDKKVECPQLCTCEIRPWFTPKSIYMEASTVDCNDLGLLNFPARLPADTQILLLQTNNIAKIEYSTDFPVNLTGLDLSQNNLSSVTNINVKKMPQLLSVYLEENKLTELPEKCLSGLSNLQELYINHNLLSTISPGAFIGLHNLLRLHLNSNRLQMINSKWFDALPNLEILMIGENPIIRIKDMNFKPLINLRSLVIAGINLTEIPDNALVGLENLESISFYDNRLIKVPHVALQKVVNLKFLDLNKNPINRIRRGDFSNMLHLKELGINNMPELISIDSLAVDNLPDLRKIEATNNPRLSYIHPNAFFRLPKLESLMLNSNALSALYHGTIESLPNLKEISIHSNPIRCDCVIRWINMNKTNIRFMEPDSLFCVDPPEFQGQNVRQVHFREMMEICLPLIAPESFPSNVDLEAGSYISLHCRATAEPQPEIYWITPSGQKLLPNTLTDKFYVHSEGTLDISGITPTEGGLYTCIATNLVGADLKSVMIKVDGSFPQDNNGSLNIKIKDVQANSVLVSWKASSKILKSSVKWTAFVKTETSYAAQSARIPSDVKVYNLTHLNPSTEYKICIDIPTIYQKNRKQCVNVTTKGLDPDRKEYEKRNTTTYMACLGGFLGIIGVICLFSCLSQEMNLDGGHSYVGNYLQKPSFAFSELYPPLINLWEAGKEKGTALEVKATVIGVPTNMS; this is translated from the coding sequence ATGAAGGACATGCCACTCCAAATTCATGTGCTACTTGGCCTAGCTATCACTACACTAGTACAAGCTGTAGATAAAAAAGTGGAATGCCCACAATTATGTACATGTGAAATCAGGCCTTGGTTTACACCTAAATCCATTTATATGGAGGCATCTACAGTGGATTGTAATGATTTAGGTCTTTTAAATTTCCCAGCCAGATTGCCTGCTGACACACAGATTCTGCTCCTACAGACTAACAATATTGCAAAAATCGAATACTCCACAGACTTTCCAGTAAACCTTACCGGCCTGGACTTATCGCAAAACAACTTATCTTCAGTCACCAATATTAATGTAAAAAAGATGCCCCAGCTTCTTTCTGTGTACCTAGAGGAAAACAAACTTACTGAGCTGCCTGAAAAATGTCTGTCTGGACTGAGCAACTTACAAGAACTCTATATTAATCACAACTTGCTTTCTACAATTTCACCCGGAGCTTTTATTGGCCTACATAATCTTCTTCGACTTCATCTCAATTCAAATAGATTGCAGATGATCAACAGTAAGTGGTTTGACGCTCTTCCCAACCTGGAGATTCTGATGATTGGCGAAAATCCAATCATCAGAATCAAAGACATGAACTTTAAGCCGCTTATCAATCTTCGCAGCCTGGTTATAGCTGGTATAAACCTTACGGAAATACCAGATAACGCCTTAGTTGGACTTGAAAACTTAGAAAGCATCTCTTTTTATGACAACAGGCTTATTAAAGTACCCCATGTTGCTCTTCAAAAAGTTGTAAACCTCAAATTTTTGGATCTAAATAAAAACCCTATTAATAGAATAAGGAGGGGTGATTTTAGCAATATGCTACACTTAAAGGAGTTGGGGATAAATAATATGCCCGAGCTAATTTCCATCGACAGTCTTGCTGTGGATAACTTGCcagatttaagaaaaatagaagctACTAACAACCCCAGGTTGTCTTACATTCACCCTAATGCATTTTTCAGACTACCCAAGCTGGAATCACTCATGCTTAACAGCAATGCCCTCAGTGCCCTGTACCATGGTACAATTGAGTCTCTGCCTAACCTCAAGGAAATCAGCATACACAGCAATCCCATCAGGTGTGACTGTGTCATCCGTTGGATTAATATGAACAAAACCAACATTCGATTTATGGAGCCAGATTCACTGTTTTGCGTGGACCCACCTGAATTCCAAGGCCAGAATGTTCGGCAGGTGCATTTCAGGGAAATGATGGAAATTTGTCTCCCTCTTATAGCTCCTGAGAGTTTTCCTTCTAACGTGGATTTAGAAGCTGGGAGCTATATTTCCTTACACTGTAGAGCTACTGCAGAGCCACAGCCTGAAATCTACTGGATAACACCTTCTGGTCAAAAACTCTTGCCCAATACTCTGACAGACAAGTTCTATGTCCACTCTGAAGGCACACTAGATATAAGTGGCATAACCCCAACAGAAGGGGGTTTATATACTTGTATAGCAACTAACCTGGTTGGTGCTGACTTGAAGTCTGTTATGATCAAAGTGGATGGTTCTTTTCCCCAGGATAACAATGGATCcttgaatattaaaataaaagatgttcAGGCCAATTCAGTCCTGGTATCCTGGAAAGCAAGTTCTAAAATTCTCAAATCCAGTGTTAAGTGGACAGCCTTTGTCAAGACTGAAACTTCCTATGCTGCCCAAAGTGCTCGAATACCATCTGATGTCAAGGTCTATAATCTCACTCATCTGAACCCATCAACTGAGTATAAAATTTGTATTGATATCCCCACCAtctatcaaaagaacagaaaacagtgTGTAAATGTCACCACAAAAGGTTTGGACCCTGATcgaaaagaatatgaaaagagaaaCACCACAACATATATGGCCTGCCTTGGAGGCTTTCTGGGGATTATTGGGGTGATATGTCTTTTCAGCTGCCTCTCTCAAGAAATGAACTTGGATGGTGGACATAGCTATGTGGGGAATTACTTACAGAAACCAAGCTTTGCATTCAGTGAGCTTTATCCTCCTCTGATCAATCTCTGGGAAGCAGGCAAAGAAAAAGGTACAGCATTGGAAGTAAAAGCAACTGTTATAGGTGTGCCAACAAATATGTCCTAA